From the genome of Setaria viridis chromosome 1, Setaria_viridis_v4.0, whole genome shotgun sequence:
GAGCATGCCGACCAAGCTGAATGGCGGCACGAGGAGCAGGCCACGGGTGAGACCTCGGCAGATCTGGCCGGGGATGCTACGGCAACAGTGGTGTCGTTGCGGTGGTGTGAGGATCTACaccggtggtggtggggagcCATTGTCGCGGGAAGCTTTGTGTCTGCGCACATGGTACAACTGAGATTCCGACGGCGGCAAGGTGGAGGTGAAGTAATTGGAGTAGCTCGGTGGTACCATGTCACCCCTGACGGCAAAACAAGTCCGGATCCTTGGTGTGGAGTCCCGCGACGGAAGTGGCGATGCCCCCGTTCGCTTTAAGGTGATGTGTCCGAGGAGTGGTGTGCGGCggtggatgtggcgaggcccccacgCGTTTCGAGTTGTCTTGAAGGGCTAGGATCCGGTGCAGTGTTTTGATTGTTTGGTGTGTACAGTGCGGCAGCGGTGCTTCGGCGTTGGGTCTTGTAGAGCGGTGGCCTTTTTGGTATGGTGCAGTGTGCTCCTCCTTTGACTTCTGCTTATAATAAGCCATGGACTGGGAGATCGACGACCATGTATGTGACCTGAGGATGACAGCGGCATGGTGGAGAAGCCCTCGTAGCTACATGGCTTGCAGCGGACTACGGTGGTCAGTCCTACGTGGTAACGACTGGTTCGGCGTGGGATATTGTCGGGACGACGGCGCTGGCGATAAGGGCTACTTGTCAGCTTTTTCtgctgggtggtggtggtgtggcgtgGTGGTTGTTGCCCAGACGTTAGCGTTGCGTGTCTTGCGTCGATGGCTCAATCCGACCGATCATAGAGTTctcctttgtttttgttttgagTTGAGTCGTCTGTTGGGAGCTATTTTGGTAGCTTTGTTGTTGTACCCAGTTTGGGATATTTCTTCCTTTTGATATAACTAGCTCTCCAACTTCGTTTCAATATAACAGAGACCCTCTCATCTTACTGCCAACGGTGGCCCACACCCTCACGCCCAACGCACGCGCTACAGCTAGCACATAGCTACACCTTTGATTTATCGTTGGCGCCTCCTTAAGtacccgccgcctcctctgcttTAGTACCATTCAGTCCGGGCGCCACACGGGGTTCACTGGGTGGGGCCATCGTGTTTGGGTGCCCCTTTCGAGGCCATGGTGGCGGTGGCTCATTTCCGGCGCCCTCGCGGGCAGACCCACCTTGCCGGCGACCTCTGGTTTTGCTGCGGTCCTCTTGGACCGCGGTGGCCGCACGCCTGTGGTTAGCTCGCCGCGGCTGCGTCATCCAGCGGTCGGCGGCCCATTGCAGACGGCCGCTCGTAGCGAAGAGAAGAAGCTGTTGGTGCTTATGGGTCGGATGAATTCGCGCTTCATGTGGCTGCTGATTCGTTCGCATACTTTGGGCCTGAGACAAACGAGATGAGCAGAGGTGTTTCTAGGCTGATCGACGGTTgcacaagaaacaaaaaagtttGATCGCACATGCTGTGCTGCTAACCGACGGCGAACCCTGGATTAAATTCAAAGAATCCACTGAAGTactcaaacaaacaaaaaagtgATTCGTGTGGCCAAATTGATCGCACATCGGAGGCCGGCATACACAATTCAGCCTGGCATTCGCACATGAATCCCACATTTAGCTGCTGAAGGAGGCATGCGGCAGTTGAGCTCTCGCGCGGAGCGGAACACGAATGATCTGCCGTTGATTGACAATGCAAGTGACAGGAACTCGGCGATGCCTTCCTTATCTTTCAGAGTAATTTCTCCACCACGCGAGAGCATGTATATGTACCAAGAGACATTATACCAAGATACTACATACTACTGAACTTTGTTCGACTGCTGAAGTAACAAACGTACGGCTCCAAATTAGCAGCAGGCCAAGCAGCTTTGCCGTGCGTGATTGATCCTAGTCAGGATGAGAGAGGAAGTGCAGCAGATTCGCCATCTCCGGGAACATGCGAGTCGGGCGGTAGTCTTCGTTGAGGCAGACGACGGTGGCCATCGCTTCTAACACGAGCTGCAAATGCCATGTATATAAGCGTTCTCGCGTGCATTAGGAAATGTTTTTGCATTGCGACTATGACCGGCCGGTGGTCGCCACTCATGTACTATACGCCGACGTACCTGACGCTCCGGCAGCGTTGCAATCAAGTGCTCCATGAGCATCCGCACGCCCTTGATTCGGACGATCCTCACCATGACCACGAACTTGGCGCCGCGCTGAAGAATATAGTACCAAGCATGCATATCATGCAACGGCGTGGTAAGTAAAAAACACGAATGGAATTGAAAAAGGCAGTACCTTT
Proteins encoded in this window:
- the LOC117863622 gene encoding acyl-acyl carrier protein thioesterase TE1, chloroplastic: MIASLGVCTGSIARTGRAMALSELNVKYFAPLKRGAKFVVMVRIVRIKGVRMLMEHLIATLPERQLVLEAMATVVCLNEDYRPTRMFPEMANLLHFLSHPD